Proteins encoded in a region of the Inquilinus sp. KBS0705 genome:
- a CDS encoding glycosyltransferase family 4 protein: MSLSYFADNGWQAEVVMVDEAYADIAKDDLLLQSIPAGIKIHKVKALDKKWTAKLGLGSIALRSLWFYRQKVNRLLLANKYDLIYFSTTQFPVCILGAYWKKRFNVPYVIDTQDPWHSDYYQSKPKSEQPPKYWFSYRLNKYLEPIAIKAVDGLISVSEDYITDLKNRYPGIKNIPAKTITFGAFDKDIEIAENNALNFKTLLQPGYTNIVYVGRGGLDMHKAVHPVFKVLKQGLKKQPEIYGKLKFYFIGTSYAAAGQGAATILPLAKHYGVESAVIEITDRISYYHTLLTLQQADGLFIPGSDDPKYTASKIYPYLLTQKPLLAIFNPASPAIDVLKEYEAEYIYNYNDIHETDIEKFIRNIIAKKSPVQHYNAAAIKKYSAKNMTEQQCALFDKIIIEKN, from the coding sequence ATGAGCCTTAGCTATTTTGCTGATAATGGCTGGCAAGCCGAAGTGGTAATGGTGGATGAAGCTTATGCAGATATTGCAAAAGACGATTTGCTATTGCAAAGCATACCTGCAGGCATCAAAATTCATAAAGTAAAAGCACTTGATAAAAAGTGGACAGCCAAGTTAGGGCTGGGGAGTATCGCCTTACGTTCGTTATGGTTTTACAGGCAAAAAGTTAACCGTTTGTTGCTTGCTAATAAATACGATCTTATCTACTTTTCAACCACTCAATTCCCGGTTTGCATATTGGGCGCTTATTGGAAAAAGCGATTTAACGTACCGTATGTTATTGATACGCAAGATCCATGGCATTCTGACTATTACCAAAGCAAACCCAAAAGCGAACAACCGCCAAAATATTGGTTCTCCTATCGCTTAAATAAATATTTGGAGCCAATAGCAATAAAAGCAGTGGATGGCCTCATCAGCGTTTCAGAAGATTACATTACCGATCTAAAAAATCGTTATCCGGGAATAAAAAACATACCGGCTAAAACAATAACGTTTGGCGCTTTTGATAAGGATATCGAAATCGCCGAAAACAACGCATTAAACTTTAAAACGTTACTACAACCAGGCTATACTAACATAGTCTACGTAGGCCGCGGCGGGTTAGATATGCATAAGGCTGTGCATCCCGTTTTTAAGGTTTTAAAACAAGGCTTAAAAAAACAGCCTGAAATATATGGCAAACTTAAATTTTATTTTATAGGCACCAGCTACGCAGCTGCAGGGCAAGGTGCAGCCACTATATTGCCGCTCGCAAAGCATTATGGTGTTGAAAGTGCTGTTATAGAAATTACAGATCGCATCAGTTACTATCATACATTATTAACCCTGCAACAGGCCGATGGCTTGTTCATCCCCGGTTCTGACGACCCAAAATACACGGCATCAAAAATATATCCCTATTTACTAACACAAAAACCTTTACTGGCCATTTTTAATCCGGCGAGCCCGGCTATAGATGTTTTAAAGGAGTATGAGGCAGAATATATTTATAATTACAATGACATACACGAAACAGATATTGAAAAATTTATAAGAAATATAATTGCTAAAAAGTCCCCGGTCCAACATTACAATGCTGCGGCTATAAAAAAATATTCTGCAAAAAACATGACCGAACAACAATGTGCTCTTTTTGATAAAATTATAATTGAAAAAAATTAA
- a CDS encoding FkbM family methyltransferase, which translates to MSPTQFRVKKFIGSTKFYARKGLTGITGNIYTGLHEFTDMGFLLHFLRPEDIFFDVGANVGSYSLLASGICKATTIALEPSTIASSVLQKNVALNKLDSKVSVIAAAAGAYSSVSAFTKNEDTTNHMLTNEELKHGDVETVNVITIDSLSFEQKPSLIKIDVEGFETEVIKGMADTLKQITLKAIIIELNGSGGRYGFDENAIHLLLLTNNFKPCSYNPFKRELNVLEGHGNYNTIYCRDIDFVNTRLTSAASFKIMGEFI; encoded by the coding sequence TTGTCCCCCACCCAATTCAGGGTAAAAAAGTTTATCGGGAGCACAAAGTTTTATGCCCGTAAAGGCTTAACTGGTATAACAGGCAATATTTATACCGGCTTGCATGAGTTTACTGACATGGGTTTTCTACTTCACTTTTTAAGGCCCGAAGATATTTTTTTTGATGTAGGTGCAAATGTCGGGTCGTATTCGCTATTGGCTTCCGGCATTTGCAAGGCAACAACAATCGCGTTAGAACCTTCTACCATTGCATCGTCTGTTCTGCAAAAAAACGTTGCCCTTAATAAATTAGATAGTAAAGTATCTGTTATCGCAGCTGCAGCTGGCGCTTATAGTAGTGTATCTGCTTTTACAAAAAATGAAGATACAACTAATCATATGCTTACAAATGAAGAACTCAAGCATGGCGATGTTGAAACTGTTAATGTAATTACAATTGATAGCTTGTCTTTTGAGCAAAAGCCCAGCCTTATAAAAATTGATGTGGAAGGTTTTGAAACAGAGGTAATAAAAGGCATGGCCGATACCTTAAAGCAAATAACGCTTAAAGCAATAATTATTGAATTAAATGGTTCTGGGGGCCGCTATGGCTTTGATGAAAATGCTATCCATCTATTACTGCTAACTAATAACTTTAAGCCTTGCAGTTATAACCCCTTTAAAAGAGAATTAAACGTATTGGAAGGGCATGGCAATTACAACACTATTTACTGCCGTGATATTGATTTTGTTAATACTCGCCTAACAAGCGCTGCCTCATTTAAAATAATGGGAGAATTCATATAA